A single window of Fischerella sp. PCC 9605 DNA harbors:
- a CDS encoding response regulator, producing MKSQANNKPKILVVDDEPDNLDLLYRTFYRDYKVLRASSGPAALDLLAQEGDVSVIISDQRMPMMSGTEFLSLTATQYPDIIRIILTGYTDVEDLVEAINSGKVFKYVTKPWEAEELKAVVRQALDTHNVLKARTRELTRTLRQESLLNTVTNTIRGALDYRQILQTIVDTVGHMLEVDVCLLRPFQDNQLVDEGFIYQKALSQRVGEWERGRGGEGETSRWGDGEIGRWGEKSTPSPHHPTTPSPLLAQTVWETREAQIINDVTSDERIQGDTPKLRSRAAAFAEANICSSLVVPLICRQELMAVLALHQCHAPRVWSDDEVQLVTVVADQAALALSQAYAYEQVRALAQREALINTITSAIRSSLDPQDIFAAITQQLGQALQVDGCVLSLWTEDDEFVRCVGLYDSSEDAATKKPIDTEEIGAPNLPQSQAPIKGNPILQEMLRTQEPAIVADMSECSPEIKGFDLPLRVPARSLMVVPLLADGKSIGSITLRQGNKARQWLTSEIELAKAVAAQAAIAVQQSHLYQKTREQAERLLELDKQKTEFFQNISHEFRTPITLIQGPLESAVASKEGLSYEQSAIALRNSRRLLRLVNQLLDLQRLDAGRMQPNFRPCDLVEFVSQIVESFRPYCEKKGLHLVNETSECLRVYLDMEKFDKVVYNLLSNAMKFTPEGGTITVGVKSHGDNCILTVKDTGIGILQKQIPLLFERFRQAEGSENRSYEGTGLGLALVKELVELHGGKVTVESVYGEGTTFSVWLLAGSTHLPQSQVMDAPAEVNISRAAIELADLELIEEEMRSGRETEEGNTDFSTFPHSSILVVDDNPDLRTYVSSILRNSGYQVQTARNGLEGFRFAKEIVPSLIVSDLMMPLVSGLEMIKMIRNEEKLKGTPIILLTAKVDEETRIEGTERGADAYLAKPFNDRELLAEVRNLLALKENERRVVELNTYLTESVLQRFLPPALVQKAAAGDLVLDLRPEPRLITVLFSDIVGFTQLANTLRSRRVAELLNQYLEVMTRAVFDNGGTVDKFMGDAILALFGAPEELTPNEQVRRAVNTARAMLRSLEQLNEHWREQGVFDTTERQSVQFRCGIHQGTAVVGMFGSVERADYTAIGPSVNIAARLQQAAAPGTILVSAAVADYLQEEEIIKGSPLELKGVDETVLTFALTPELMANR from the coding sequence ATGAAATCCCAAGCAAACAATAAGCCTAAAATTTTAGTTGTCGATGACGAACCTGACAACCTTGACTTGCTTTACCGCACCTTTTATCGCGACTATAAGGTATTGAGGGCGAGTTCTGGCCCAGCTGCATTGGATCTGCTGGCGCAAGAGGGAGATGTATCAGTAATCATCTCTGACCAGCGAATGCCGATGATGAGCGGTACAGAATTTTTAAGTCTGACAGCAACTCAGTATCCCGACATTATCCGCATTATTTTGACTGGCTATACAGATGTCGAAGACTTGGTAGAAGCCATCAACTCTGGTAAGGTATTCAAATACGTCACCAAACCGTGGGAAGCAGAGGAACTCAAAGCAGTAGTGCGCCAAGCCTTGGATACCCACAATGTCCTCAAAGCCCGCACTCGTGAACTGACTCGCACACTTCGTCAGGAATCCCTGCTCAACACCGTCACAAATACGATTCGAGGTGCTTTAGATTATCGACAAATTCTGCAAACAATTGTGGACACAGTTGGTCATATGCTGGAAGTGGATGTTTGCCTCTTACGTCCTTTCCAGGATAACCAGCTGGTAGACGAAGGATTTATTTACCAGAAGGCGCTCTCTCAAAGAGTGGGAGAGTGGGAGAGGGGGAGAGGGGGAGAGGGGGAGACATCCCGATGGGGAGATGGGGAGATTGGGAGATGGGGAGAAAAAAGCACCCCATCACCCCACCACCCCACTACCCCATCACCTCTGTTGGCTCAGACAGTCTGGGAAACCCGGGAAGCACAGATAATTAATGATGTAACAAGCGATGAACGCATCCAGGGTGATACTCCCAAATTGCGATCGCGTGCCGCTGCTTTTGCTGAAGCTAATATTTGTTCTAGCTTGGTTGTGCCTCTAATCTGCCGACAAGAACTAATGGCTGTGCTGGCACTGCACCAATGCCATGCGCCCCGCGTCTGGAGTGATGACGAAGTGCAGTTGGTGACGGTTGTAGCAGATCAAGCAGCCCTAGCTTTGTCTCAGGCTTATGCTTACGAGCAAGTACGCGCCCTTGCTCAACGGGAAGCCCTAATTAATACGATTACCAGTGCTATTCGCTCTAGCCTAGACCCACAAGATATCTTTGCAGCTATCACCCAACAATTAGGGCAAGCCTTGCAAGTGGATGGCTGTGTTCTGTCTTTATGGACAGAAGATGATGAGTTTGTCCGTTGCGTGGGCTTATATGACAGTTCTGAAGATGCAGCAACTAAAAAGCCAATAGATACCGAGGAAATCGGCGCTCCCAACTTACCTCAATCTCAAGCACCGATCAAAGGAAATCCAATTCTGCAAGAAATGTTACGGACGCAAGAGCCGGCGATCGTTGCTGACATGAGTGAGTGTTCACCAGAGATCAAGGGATTTGATTTGCCTTTACGAGTGCCAGCCCGATCGCTCATGGTAGTTCCCTTACTTGCTGATGGTAAAAGCATCGGTAGTATTACTCTACGTCAAGGTAATAAAGCGCGTCAGTGGTTAACTTCAGAAATTGAGTTAGCAAAAGCGGTAGCAGCGCAAGCGGCGATCGCAGTGCAACAATCTCACTTGTACCAAAAAACCCGCGAGCAAGCGGAACGTTTACTGGAACTAGATAAACAAAAAACCGAATTCTTCCAAAATATCTCCCACGAATTCCGTACGCCCATTACCCTCATTCAAGGGCCGTTAGAGTCGGCCGTAGCTTCTAAAGAGGGGTTATCTTACGAACAAAGTGCGATCGCCCTGCGTAATTCCCGTCGCCTGTTGCGATTGGTAAATCAACTTCTGGATCTGCAACGCTTAGATGCAGGTCGAATGCAGCCGAATTTTCGTCCCTGCGATTTAGTCGAATTTGTTAGCCAAATTGTCGAGTCGTTCCGCCCTTACTGTGAGAAAAAGGGATTGCATCTAGTCAATGAGACGAGTGAATGTCTAAGAGTGTACTTGGACATGGAAAAATTCGATAAGGTGGTTTACAATCTCCTGTCTAATGCCATGAAATTTACTCCCGAAGGTGGCACTATTACTGTGGGAGTAAAATCTCATGGTGATAATTGTATCTTGACAGTAAAAGACACTGGTATCGGCATTCTTCAAAAACAAATCCCCCTGCTGTTTGAACGTTTCCGTCAAGCTGAAGGTTCAGAAAACCGCTCCTATGAAGGTACGGGTTTGGGTTTAGCTTTAGTCAAAGAATTGGTGGAACTCCACGGTGGTAAAGTTACCGTGGAATCAGTTTATGGTGAAGGCACTACTTTTAGCGTCTGGTTGCTTGCTGGTAGCACTCACCTACCTCAGAGTCAGGTCATGGATGCACCTGCTGAAGTTAATATTAGCCGTGCTGCTATAGAGTTGGCGGATTTAGAGCTGATAGAAGAGGAAATGAGGAGTGGAAGAGAGACAGAGGAGGGGAACACTGATTTTTCTACTTTCCCCCACTCCTCAATCCTAGTGGTAGACGACAATCCAGATCTGCGAACCTATGTATCCAGTATTCTCCGCAACAGTGGGTATCAAGTGCAGACAGCGCGTAATGGTTTAGAAGGATTCCGGTTCGCTAAGGAAATTGTACCTAGCTTAATTGTCAGCGACTTGATGATGCCCTTGGTATCAGGACTAGAGATGATTAAGATGATCCGTAACGAGGAGAAATTGAAAGGAACGCCAATTATCCTGTTAACGGCAAAAGTGGATGAAGAAACTCGCATTGAAGGTACAGAACGTGGTGCAGATGCTTATTTAGCCAAGCCATTTAATGACCGAGAACTTTTGGCAGAAGTACGAAATCTCCTGGCCTTAAAAGAAAATGAACGACGAGTTGTAGAGCTAAATACTTATCTGACTGAATCGGTACTCCAGCGCTTTTTACCTCCGGCTTTGGTGCAAAAAGCCGCAGCCGGAGATTTAGTCTTGGATTTGCGACCGGAACCGCGCTTAATTACAGTTTTATTCAGTGATATTGTCGGTTTTACCCAGCTAGCAAATACCCTCAGATCGCGACGGGTAGCAGAGTTGCTGAATCAATATTTAGAAGTAATGACCAGAGCGGTGTTTGATAACGGCGGCACTGTGGATAAATTTATGGGAGATGCCATTCTAGCTTTGTTTGGAGCGCCGGAAGAACTGACACCTAATGAACAGGTGCGACGTGCCGTCAATACAGCAAGAGCAATGCTGCGATCGCTAGAACAGTTAAACGAACACTGGCGAGAGCAAGGTGTTTTCGACACTACCGAACGTCAGAGCGTGCAGTTTCGCTGTGGTATCCACCAAGGTACTGCTGTTGTAGGTATGTTTGGTAGTGTTGAACGCGCCGACTATACAGCAATTGGCCCAAGCGTAAATATTGCTGCTAGGTTGCAACAAGCAGCAGCTCCTGGTACTATCTTGGTTTCTGCTGCCGTCGCGGATTATTTGCAAGAAGAAGAAATTATTAAAGGTAGTCCGCTAGAACTAAAAGGAGTAGATGAAACTGTTCTTACCTTCGCCCTAACACCAGAACTAATGGCTAATCGGTGA
- the aroF gene encoding 3-deoxy-7-phosphoheptulonate synthase translates to MIVVMKIGSPEAEINRVSEELTTWGLTPEKIVGKHKVVIGLVGETADLDPLQIQEVSPWIEQVLRVEQPYKRASRQFRHGEASEVVVNTPDGAVTFGEHHPLVVVAGPCSVENEEMIVETARRVRAAGARFLRGGAYKPRTSPYAFQGHGESALELLAAAREASGLGIITEVMDAADLDKIAEIADVVQVGARNMQNFSLLKKVGAQPKPVLLKRGMSATIEEWLMAAEYILAAGNPNVILCERGIRTFDRQYTRNTLDISAIPVLRNLTHLPIMIDPSHGTGWAAHVPSMAMASIAAGCDSLMIEVHPNPKKALSDGPQSLTPEAFDQLMQELGVIGKAVGRWPQPAVALA, encoded by the coding sequence ATGATTGTAGTTATGAAAATTGGTTCCCCTGAGGCGGAAATCAACCGCGTCAGTGAGGAACTTACTACTTGGGGGCTGACTCCAGAAAAAATAGTTGGTAAGCACAAGGTAGTAATTGGTCTAGTAGGTGAAACTGCCGATTTAGACCCGTTACAAATTCAGGAAGTTAGCCCTTGGATTGAGCAAGTACTAAGGGTAGAACAGCCTTACAAACGAGCTAGCCGCCAATTCCGCCACGGAGAAGCTTCTGAGGTAGTGGTAAACACTCCTGATGGGGCTGTGACATTTGGCGAACACCACCCCTTGGTAGTGGTGGCTGGCCCTTGCTCAGTCGAAAATGAGGAGATGATCGTCGAGACGGCGCGGCGCGTCAGGGCGGCTGGGGCTAGGTTTCTGCGTGGTGGCGCATACAAACCCCGGACTTCGCCTTATGCCTTTCAAGGTCATGGTGAAAGCGCTTTAGAATTACTTGCAGCGGCGCGAGAAGCCAGCGGACTGGGCATCATTACAGAAGTTATGGACGCTGCTGATTTAGATAAAATTGCAGAAATTGCCGATGTAGTTCAGGTAGGGGCAAGGAATATGCAAAACTTCTCCCTACTGAAGAAAGTGGGAGCACAACCAAAACCTGTTCTCCTCAAGCGCGGAATGTCGGCAACTATTGAAGAATGGTTGATGGCTGCTGAATATATTCTGGCAGCGGGAAATCCAAATGTGATTTTGTGCGAACGGGGAATTCGTACTTTTGATCGCCAGTACACCCGCAATACCCTGGATATATCAGCAATACCAGTGTTGCGAAACCTGACTCACCTGCCGATTATGATTGACCCAAGTCACGGTACAGGTTGGGCAGCTCATGTACCTTCAATGGCAATGGCGTCTATTGCTGCTGGATGCGATTCTCTGATGATTGAGGTTCACCCCAATCCGAAGAAAGCTTTATCAGATGGCCCTCAATCTTTAACACCAGAGGCTTTCGATCAGTTGATGCAAGAACTGGGAGTAATTGGTAAAGCGGTTGGGCGCTGGCCGCAACCAGCTGTGGCTTTAGCATAG
- a CDS encoding PAM68 family protein, protein MSAEESERLPFEPNKKRQKPAKATSKPTAAKPESPKKEKKKPRYSKEEVGIPQVVSQRMMRRVAGFSGVPTSLGILTLIASYLLLTQAGIKLPPVAVLLVNMGFFGLGVLGISYGALSASWDEERTGTLLGWNEFTTNWGRMVSAWRESRQKNI, encoded by the coding sequence ATGTCTGCTGAAGAATCTGAACGCTTACCCTTTGAACCGAACAAAAAGCGCCAAAAACCAGCCAAAGCTACGAGTAAACCGACTGCTGCCAAACCAGAATCCCCAAAAAAGGAAAAGAAAAAGCCACGTTATAGCAAAGAAGAAGTTGGAATACCTCAGGTAGTCAGCCAACGGATGATGCGCCGCGTGGCTGGCTTCTCGGGAGTCCCAACTTCTTTGGGTATTCTCACCCTAATTGCCAGCTATCTGCTTTTGACCCAAGCTGGTATCAAACTGCCTCCCGTCGCCGTGTTATTGGTGAACATGGGATTTTTTGGTTTGGGAGTGTTGGGAATCTCTTACGGTGCTCTTTCTGCTTCTTGGGATGAGGAGAGAACCGGAACTCTGTTGGGTTGGAATGAATTTACCACCAATTGGGGACGGATGGTGTCAGCTTGGCGTGAATCTCGGCAGAAGAACATATAA
- the rpsO gene encoding 30S ribosomal protein S15: MALTQQRKQEIISQYQVHETDTGSADIQVAMLTERINRLSEHLQANKKDFSSRRGLLKLIGQRKRLLAYIQKDDREKYQALIARLGIRG, translated from the coding sequence ATGGCTCTGACGCAACAGCGCAAACAAGAGATAATCTCGCAATACCAAGTTCATGAAACCGATACCGGCTCTGCCGATATCCAAGTTGCCATGCTGACGGAGCGTATCAACCGTCTTAGTGAACATCTCCAAGCCAATAAGAAGGACTTTTCTTCTCGTCGAGGCTTGTTGAAGTTGATCGGTCAACGTAAACGTCTTTTAGCCTATATACAGAAAGACGACCGGGAAAAATATCAAGCATTGATTGCCCGTCTCGGTATTCGTGGATAG
- the glpK gene encoding glycerol kinase GlpK encodes MSKTLSSGYVLALDLGTTGNRAFVFDALGKIVGQAYKELTQYYPQPGWLEHDAEEIWQDTCWVMETAIANAQIVPSDIAAIGLTVQRETCLIWDKTTGKPLHRAIVWQDRRTAPLCNQLQAQGYAEEIYDRTGLVIDAYFSATKLRWLLDHVTGIDLNHVLAGTIDTWILWKLTGGKVHATDHSNASRTMLMNLASCAWDQTLLDLFKIPVQILPQIQPSLGQFGVTDTTVISAEIPITAVLGDQQAALFGHGCDRPGLMKCTYGTGSFLVAHTGSEIVRSQRQLISTVAWTQNHNGSLDVGYALEGSMFTSGACIQWLRDGIKLIKTADETEAIANQVDDNGGVYFVPAFSGLGAPHWDMSARGAFFGITAAVRSQHLVRAVLEAIAYQVKEVVQAISGSSSAPIQKLTVDGGACENNFLMQFQADVLSIPVERPVMRDTTVQGIAMAAGLAAGFWDSYEELVRQRQIDRYFSPGVGSGYAIANFTTWQKAVERAKHWVE; translated from the coding sequence ATGAGTAAAACCCTATCATCAGGATACGTCCTGGCACTGGATTTAGGTACAACAGGCAACCGCGCTTTTGTATTCGACGCTCTTGGCAAAATTGTTGGGCAGGCATACAAAGAACTAACACAGTATTATCCTCAGCCTGGATGGTTAGAGCATGACGCTGAGGAAATTTGGCAAGATACTTGCTGGGTGATGGAAACTGCGATCGCAAATGCCCAAATTGTCCCCAGTGATATTGCGGCGATAGGATTAACTGTACAGCGTGAAACCTGTTTAATTTGGGATAAAACCACCGGAAAACCTCTGCATCGGGCAATCGTTTGGCAAGACCGCCGTACTGCTCCTTTGTGCAATCAATTACAAGCACAAGGGTATGCTGAGGAGATTTACGATCGCACTGGTTTGGTTATCGACGCCTACTTTTCTGCTACCAAACTCAGATGGCTGTTAGACCATGTGACAGGTATTGACCTCAATCATGTTTTAGCTGGCACAATTGATACTTGGATATTGTGGAAACTAACAGGTGGAAAAGTTCATGCTACTGACCACAGTAACGCCAGCCGTACAATGTTGATGAATCTGGCAAGCTGTGCATGGGATCAAACTCTACTGGATTTATTTAAAATTCCTGTTCAGATCTTGCCCCAAATTCAGCCTAGTTTAGGACAATTTGGTGTCACCGATACTACTGTAATAAGTGCGGAAATCCCCATCACTGCTGTCTTGGGCGATCAACAGGCAGCTTTATTTGGTCACGGGTGCGATCGCCCTGGTTTAATGAAATGTACTTACGGCACTGGTAGCTTTTTAGTTGCTCACACTGGCTCAGAAATTGTGCGTTCTCAACGTCAACTCATCTCTACAGTGGCATGGACGCAAAACCACAATGGCAGTTTAGATGTGGGCTATGCCTTGGAAGGGAGTATGTTTACTAGTGGAGCATGCATCCAATGGTTGCGGGATGGCATCAAACTAATTAAAACTGCTGATGAGACAGAGGCGATCGCCAATCAAGTTGATGATAACGGCGGTGTATATTTTGTACCTGCATTTAGCGGACTGGGCGCACCCCACTGGGATATGAGTGCGAGGGGAGCCTTTTTTGGCATTACCGCAGCAGTGCGATCGCAGCATTTAGTTCGTGCTGTTTTGGAAGCTATTGCCTACCAAGTCAAGGAAGTCGTGCAAGCAATCAGTGGATCTAGCAGCGCACCCATACAGAAATTAACAGTGGATGGTGGTGCATGTGAGAATAATTTCCTCATGCAGTTCCAAGCAGATGTGTTAAGTATTCCGGTGGAACGTCCAGTTATGCGCGATACCACTGTTCAGGGTATTGCAATGGCGGCTGGTCTAGCGGCAGGATTTTGGGATAGTTATGAGGAATTGGTACGACAGCGGCAAATAGACCGTTATTTCTCGCCTGGTGTTGGCAGTGGATATGCAATAGCTAACTTTACCACTTGGCAAAAGGCAGTGGAACGGGCTAAGCATTGGGTGGAGTAA
- the bchB gene encoding ferredoxin:protochlorophyllide reductase (ATP-dependent) subunit B: protein MKLAYWMYAGPAHIGTLRIASSFKNVHAIMHAPLGDDYFNVMRSMLERERDFTPVTASVVDRNVLARGSQEKVVDNITRKDKEETPDLIVLTPTCTSSILQEDLQNFVERAQLEAKGDVMLADVNHYRVNELQAADRTLHQIVQFYIEKARKKGELPAGKTEKPSVNIIGISTLGFHNQHDCTELKRLMADLGIEVNAVIPEGASVHELKNLPRAWFNLVPYRELGVMAARYLEAEFGMPYIDITPMGVVETARCIRKIQQVVNDQGADVDYEEFINEQTLHVSQAAWFSRSIDCQNLTGKKAVVFGDNTHAAAITKILAREMGIHVVWAGTYCKYDADWFREQVSEYCDEVIITDDHGQIGDAIARVEPAAIFGTQMERHVGKRLDIPCGVIAAPIHIQNFPIGYKPFMGYEGTNQIADLVYNSFTLGMEDHLLEIFGGHDTKEVITKGISAESDLNWTKDGLAELNKIPGFVRGKVKRNTEKFARERGIKDITVEVLYAAKEAVGA from the coding sequence ATGAAATTGGCTTACTGGATGTATGCAGGCCCTGCCCATATCGGCACTCTGCGGATCGCCAGTTCTTTCAAAAACGTTCATGCCATCATGCACGCACCATTGGGCGATGACTACTTTAACGTCATGCGCTCCATGCTTGAACGAGAGCGGGACTTCACCCCAGTAACTGCCAGTGTTGTTGACCGCAACGTTTTGGCACGCGGTTCCCAAGAAAAGGTAGTAGACAACATCACCCGCAAGGATAAGGAAGAAACCCCAGACCTGATTGTTCTTACCCCTACCTGCACCTCCAGTATTCTGCAAGAAGACCTGCAAAACTTTGTGGAACGGGCGCAGTTAGAAGCCAAAGGCGATGTGATGCTAGCGGATGTGAACCACTATCGCGTCAACGAACTGCAAGCAGCCGATCGCACTCTGCATCAAATTGTTCAGTTCTATATTGAAAAAGCTCGCAAAAAGGGCGAACTCCCCGCAGGCAAAACCGAAAAGCCCTCCGTCAATATCATCGGTATTTCTACCCTCGGCTTCCACAACCAGCACGACTGCACCGAGTTGAAGCGGTTGATGGCTGACTTAGGTATTGAGGTAAATGCTGTTATCCCTGAAGGTGCTTCCGTTCACGAGTTAAAGAATCTGCCTCGGGCTTGGTTCAATCTCGTGCCTTACCGCGAACTTGGTGTAATGGCAGCTCGTTACCTAGAAGCAGAATTCGGGATGCCTTACATAGACATTACTCCAATGGGTGTAGTAGAAACTGCTCGTTGCATACGTAAAATTCAGCAAGTAGTTAACGACCAAGGCGCTGATGTAGACTACGAAGAATTCATCAACGAGCAAACCCTGCATGTATCGCAGGCTGCTTGGTTCTCTCGCTCAATTGACTGTCAGAACTTGACCGGCAAAAAAGCAGTAGTCTTTGGTGATAATACTCATGCCGCTGCCATAACCAAAATTTTGGCACGGGAAATGGGCATTCACGTTGTCTGGGCTGGAACCTACTGCAAGTACGATGCTGATTGGTTCCGTGAACAAGTCAGCGAATACTGTGATGAAGTTATTATTACTGACGATCACGGTCAAATTGGAGATGCGATCGCTCGTGTCGAGCCTGCTGCTATCTTTGGTACGCAAATGGAACGCCACGTCGGTAAGCGCCTGGATATTCCTTGCGGTGTGATTGCTGCACCCATCCACATCCAAAACTTCCCCATTGGTTACAAGCCATTCATGGGTTACGAAGGTACTAACCAAATTGCCGATTTGGTATACAATTCCTTCACCTTAGGAATGGAAGACCACCTGTTAGAAATTTTTGGTGGACACGACACTAAGGAAGTTATTACCAAGGGCATTTCGGCTGAATCTGACCTCAACTGGACTAAGGATGGTCTAGCAGAATTGAACAAGATTCCTGGCTTTGTGCGTGGTAAAGTAAAGCGCAACACCGAGAAATTTGCTCGTGAGCGAGGCATCAAAGATATCACGGTTGAAGTGCTGTATGCTGCGAAGGAAGCTGTAGGGGCGTAA
- a CDS encoding type II toxin-antitoxin system HicA family toxin, whose translation MSKLKKLVEEFLRRPPEVSFDDVRYLLEAFGFEEKRSKGSHHSFRDSLGRTITVPKKGGQKVKGVYVQQIVELLNLQEWSDEDTESEAETN comes from the coding sequence ATGAGCAAATTAAAAAAATTAGTGGAGGAATTTCTCAGGCGACCTCCAGAAGTCAGTTTTGATGATGTGCGCTATCTTTTAGAAGCTTTTGGCTTTGAAGAAAAAAGGTCTAAGGGTAGTCATCATAGTTTTAGAGACTCACTTGGTAGAACAATTACTGTACCCAAAAAAGGCGGACAAAAAGTTAAAGGTGTTTATGTTCAGCAAATAGTTGAATTGTTAAATTTACAAGAGTGGAGTGATGAAGACACTGAATCAGAAGCAGAAACAAACTGA
- a CDS encoding type II toxin-antitoxin system HicB family antitoxin, with product MKTLNQKQKQTEKPSLEYYLNLQYPVTLYPDTEGGYVAQIKDLPGCLSQGETLEEAMANINEARELWIETVYEAGDEIPLPSNDETYSGKLLVRMPKSLHRRLVEKAEVEGVSLNQYIVYLLSKSA from the coding sequence ATGAAGACACTGAATCAGAAGCAGAAACAAACTGAAAAACCATCTCTAGAATATTATTTAAATCTTCAATATCCTGTGACTTTATATCCCGATACAGAAGGAGGATATGTTGCTCAGATTAAAGATTTGCCTGGATGTCTTTCTCAAGGAGAAACTTTAGAAGAGGCGATGGCAAATATAAATGAGGCGCGGGAGTTGTGGATTGAAACTGTTTATGAAGCCGGAGATGAAATTCCTTTACCTAGTAATGATGAAACTTATAGCGGTAAATTGTTGGTACGGATGCCAAAGTCTTTGCATCGTCGCTTGGTTGAAAAAGCAGAAGTAGAAGGTGTGAGTCTTAATCAATATATTGTTTATTTGTTGAGTAAATCGGCGTAA
- a CDS encoding NACHT C-terminal alpha/beta 1 domain-containing protein, producing the protein MERGYFAIDINNPVPEIYDQMLDWECPEWERGIPETIAALKLYYNSLKRKSNKSLMLVFDEIQSTNQKLSDSFFDNLSKIGGTICVINNERKGNFPLKLFTPNQLVEDVFGWLGEI; encoded by the coding sequence GTGGAAAGAGGTTATTTTGCTATCGACATCAACAACCCCGTTCCCGAAATTTACGACCAAATGCTTGACTGGGAATGTCCAGAGTGGGAAAGGGGAATCCCAGAAACAATAGCAGCGCTGAAACTTTATTACAATTCCTTAAAACGTAAAAGCAATAAAAGCTTGATGTTGGTGTTTGACGAAATTCAATCAACAAACCAAAAATTAAGCGATTCTTTCTTTGACAATCTCAGTAAAATTGGTGGGACAATTTGTGTCATCAACAACGAACGAAAAGGTAATTTTCCGTTAAAATTATTTACTCCTAACCAATTAGTAGAAGATGTGTTTGGGTGGCTTGGAGAAATATAG
- a CDS encoding tetratricopeptide repeat protein, whose protein sequence is MDNNLAVIYLSILVGILLLTVINVFPQIFKNRKLERNFSRLRNKLTKEKGTTQEYYELASIYSEKKLFSQAVTLFQKAIKAAEEEEEENVAVIYNGLGYAYFAQEQYDIAIRQYKEALKNKPDYVTALNNLGHAYERKNLTAQALQTYEEALKYDPKNSTAKRRAESLRRLVSA, encoded by the coding sequence ATGGATAACAATTTAGCAGTTATTTATCTCTCAATTTTGGTGGGTATACTCTTACTTACCGTTATCAATGTCTTTCCCCAGATTTTTAAAAATCGCAAGCTGGAAAGAAACTTTTCGCGCTTGCGAAACAAGCTCACAAAAGAAAAGGGAACGACTCAAGAATATTACGAATTAGCGAGTATCTATTCCGAAAAAAAATTGTTTTCCCAGGCGGTGACTCTGTTTCAAAAAGCTATTAAAGCCGCAGAAGAAGAGGAAGAAGAAAATGTTGCTGTTATTTACAACGGGTTAGGTTACGCTTACTTTGCTCAAGAACAGTATGATATAGCAATCCGTCAATATAAAGAAGCTCTGAAAAACAAACCTGATTATGTAACCGCATTGAATAACCTTGGTCATGCCTACGAGCGCAAAAATTTAACTGCTCAGGCGCTACAAACTTACGAAGAAGCACTCAAATACGATCCGAAAAATTCCACTGCCAAACGCCGTGCTGAATCTTTGCGGCGTTTGGTGTCTGCGTAA